Proteins co-encoded in one Candidatus Dormiibacterota bacterium genomic window:
- the mreC gene encoding rod shape-determining protein MreC, protein MRSRARTKPASHKDAAPGAAIFTYRDERRLFALIGIIIVAALLALVQINAQRSGTTSPVATVGMSVVAFAEAATTAVTGGVTGAATAVLSLPQLSKENASLRAQNRTLTEENARLHELASAYASEVSVQPIVDLYHGIAARVIGFPPENEERTVTIDRGSNAGVHKDDGVVATDGIVGRVASVTPFSSTVVLITDYTSRIPAVVRHGRWWGIARGNVSSVRMEFIPQDAVLKVGDVVVTGAGRSFHAGIPIGTIAHIERGDATLYQTAVLKPAVALGALDRVVVVPK, encoded by the coding sequence TTGCGTTCCCGAGCGCGAACCAAACCCGCGTCACATAAAGACGCAGCTCCGGGGGCAGCCATCTTCACGTATCGGGACGAGCGCAGACTCTTCGCATTAATCGGCATTATCATCGTCGCGGCTCTACTCGCGTTGGTGCAGATTAACGCGCAGCGGAGCGGTACCACCAGCCCGGTCGCGACCGTCGGCATGTCGGTGGTAGCGTTCGCCGAGGCTGCCACCACAGCCGTAACCGGCGGCGTCACCGGTGCGGCAACCGCAGTGCTTTCGCTTCCGCAACTCTCGAAAGAAAACGCCTCGCTGCGCGCGCAGAATCGCACGCTGACGGAAGAGAACGCGCGCTTGCACGAACTCGCCTCCGCGTATGCGAGCGAAGTAAGCGTGCAACCGATCGTCGATCTCTACCACGGCATCGCAGCGCGCGTCATCGGCTTTCCGCCCGAAAACGAAGAGCGCACCGTCACGATCGATCGAGGCTCTAACGCCGGCGTGCACAAAGACGACGGCGTGGTGGCGACCGACGGCATCGTCGGCCGCGTCGCATCCGTTACCCCGTTCTCGAGCACCGTCGTGTTGATTACCGATTACACCAGCCGGATTCCGGCGGTGGTGCGGCACGGGCGCTGGTGGGGCATCGCGCGCGGCAACGTCTCGAGCGTCCGGATGGAATTCATTCCGCAAGATGCCGTGCTGAAAGTCGGCGACGTCGTCGTCACCGGCGCAGGCCGCTCGTTCCATGCGGGCATACCGATCGGCACGATCGCGCACATCGAACGCGGCGATGCGACGCTCTACCAAACCGCCGTGCTTAAACCCGCCGTCGCGCTAGGCGCACTCGACCGCGTTGTCGTTGTCCCGAAGTAA
- the mreD gene encoding rod shape-determining protein MreD, with amino-acid sequence MSRSKAHDAPFVGPRWWIAAAWLAVALVAQTTVMHYVQFRGAEPSLVLVTVVWYAIRVDTRRAAAYGLIAGLLLDIVAGQTGGAWTISTTMVAVIAGMLSRGFFADSIPLVSAITGIATLLDMLVFWIVRAFEGYPSGLGWMHAHEAVFQAILNVALMALVMSIVRRFDTRLA; translated from the coding sequence TTGTCCCGAAGTAAGGCGCACGACGCGCCGTTTGTCGGGCCACGCTGGTGGATCGCCGCGGCATGGCTCGCGGTGGCCCTGGTGGCGCAGACGACGGTGATGCATTACGTGCAGTTTCGCGGCGCGGAACCGAGCTTGGTGCTGGTGACGGTGGTGTGGTACGCGATTCGCGTGGATACCCGCCGCGCGGCCGCGTACGGCCTCATCGCGGGACTCTTGCTCGATATCGTCGCCGGACAAACGGGCGGCGCGTGGACGATTTCAACCACCATGGTCGCGGTGATCGCCGGCATGCTTTCGCGCGGCTTCTTCGCCGATTCGATTCCGCTCGTCAGCGCGATCACCGGCATCGCGACGCTGCTGGACATGCTGGTGTTTTGGATCGTGCGCGCCTTTGAAGGCTATCCGTCCGGCTTAGGCTGGATGCACGCCCACGAAGCCGTCTTTCAAGCAATCTTGAACGTCGCGTTGATGGCGCTGGTGATGTCGATCGTGCGCCGCTTCGATACGCGCCTCGCATGA
- a CDS encoding penicillin-binding transpeptidase domain-containing protein yields MIGRERRRSGWRRSPARFAAFIAVLCIVILALVIRLVQVQIVDGAVYRAAAQANQVRLIRVAAPRGIIYDRFGKVMVRSRPSFVVGLIPSEVTDIHAVLHTLSQTLGIAQSKLEYRLLHHRGVNYENFDQVVTYEPYGPVVLATDLPVAKVARISELMSDLPGVDLEVQPIRDYPRGSIGAHVFGYVGQITEGEYKRLKNEGYSPNDVVGKDGLEYTYDRYLRGTPGGQRVVVDAAGNVVPSIKLPSKPAVPGDTLVTNIDWRLQTIVDKALADGIKSWGHGRPLSGAVVVEDPWTGGILALASFPEYNPNDFAADDYKRIEYYLTDPSEPLFNRAIAAATPTGSTFKMVTGSGAITDGVIGPTQVVYDNGAWDCGGYIARDIVSGGLGNTTFVPALAASSDGYFYRLAYGLGNKRLRKWALAFGLAHRSGIDLPGESAGNWPTNA; encoded by the coding sequence ATGATCGGACGCGAACGGCGACGCAGCGGATGGCGCCGCTCCCCGGCACGCTTCGCGGCCTTTATCGCGGTGCTGTGCATCGTCATCCTCGCCCTCGTGATTCGGCTGGTGCAGGTGCAAATCGTCGACGGCGCCGTGTACCGCGCAGCGGCACAGGCGAACCAGGTGCGCTTGATTCGCGTTGCCGCTCCGCGCGGCATTATCTACGACCGCTTCGGCAAGGTGATGGTGCGCAGCCGCCCGTCGTTCGTGGTGGGGTTGATCCCATCGGAAGTGACCGACATCCACGCGGTGCTGCACACGCTCTCGCAAACGCTCGGCATCGCCCAGAGCAAGCTCGAATACCGCCTGCTGCACCATCGCGGCGTGAATTACGAAAACTTCGACCAAGTGGTGACGTACGAACCGTATGGGCCGGTGGTACTGGCAACCGATCTGCCGGTCGCCAAGGTGGCGCGCATCTCGGAGCTGATGAGCGATCTCCCCGGCGTCGATTTAGAAGTGCAGCCGATCCGCGATTATCCGCGCGGATCGATCGGCGCGCATGTGTTCGGTTACGTGGGACAGATTACCGAAGGCGAATACAAACGCCTTAAAAACGAAGGCTACTCGCCGAACGACGTCGTCGGCAAAGACGGCCTGGAGTACACCTACGATCGATATTTACGCGGGACGCCGGGCGGGCAGCGCGTGGTGGTGGATGCGGCCGGAAACGTGGTGCCGAGCATCAAGCTTCCGTCCAAGCCGGCGGTGCCGGGCGATACGCTCGTGACGAACATCGATTGGCGCTTGCAGACGATCGTCGATAAGGCGCTGGCGGACGGCATCAAGAGTTGGGGCCACGGCCGGCCGCTCTCGGGCGCCGTCGTGGTAGAAGACCCGTGGACCGGCGGCATTCTCGCGCTCGCGAGCTTTCCCGAATATAATCCGAACGACTTCGCCGCCGACGATTACAAGCGCATCGAGTACTACCTCACCGACCCGAGCGAGCCGCTGTTCAATCGCGCGATCGCCGCCGCAACGCCGACCGGATCGACGTTTAAGATGGTAACGGGATCCGGCGCGATTACCGACGGCGTGATCGGCCCGACGCAAGTGGTGTACGACAACGGCGCGTGGGATTGCGGCGGATACATCGCGCGCGACATCGTTTCGGGCGGCTTGGGCAACACGACGTTCGTGCCCGCACTCGCCGCATCGAGCGACGGCTATTTCTATCGGCTCGCA